The Streptomyces sp. Mut1 genome window below encodes:
- a CDS encoding helix-turn-helix domain-containing protein — protein MLDPLGLDATAEVVYRALLGQPYASLAEHRSHLQLTQNQFDTAVKELLDLALVRPAANAGERRLHVVDPRLGLEMLLSRRRARLAAERQRLADGEAAVAELLCGLPATHPAAGESPVVHLDGVDHVRDYLTRLHEEVEEEILTFATGGAQTEENMHASRPLNQELLERGVRMRTVYLDSIHNHPPTVAHVTWLASLGAEIRTAPSLSTRMIITDRRLALVALDDQDSSLGALVVSGPGLIAALEALFESVWDRAEPLGPSEKPADHSLTRQQHETLRLLARGYTDEAIAKRLGVSPRTARRIATGLLGHLDARSRFQAGVHAAQLGYLPADGGRA, from the coding sequence ATGCTCGACCCTTTGGGTCTGGACGCCACGGCGGAGGTCGTCTACCGGGCACTGCTCGGCCAGCCGTACGCGTCCCTCGCGGAGCATCGCTCTCACCTCCAACTGACACAAAATCAGTTCGACACCGCTGTCAAGGAGTTGCTCGACCTCGCCCTGGTGCGCCCGGCCGCGAACGCCGGGGAGCGGCGACTGCACGTGGTCGACCCCCGGCTGGGCCTGGAGATGCTCCTGTCCCGCCGCCGCGCCCGGCTCGCCGCCGAGCGTCAACGGCTGGCGGACGGCGAGGCCGCCGTGGCCGAACTCCTCTGCGGCCTCCCCGCCACCCACCCCGCAGCCGGTGAGTCACCCGTGGTCCACCTGGACGGCGTGGACCACGTACGGGACTACCTGACCCGGCTGCACGAGGAGGTGGAGGAGGAGATCCTCACCTTCGCGACGGGCGGCGCGCAGACAGAGGAGAACATGCACGCCTCCCGCCCGCTCAACCAGGAACTCCTGGAGCGCGGGGTGCGGATGCGTACGGTCTACCTCGACAGCATCCACAACCACCCGCCCACGGTGGCCCATGTGACCTGGCTGGCCTCGCTCGGCGCCGAGATCCGCACCGCCCCCTCGCTCAGCACCCGCATGATCATCACCGACCGCCGCCTCGCCCTGGTCGCCCTGGATGACCAGGACTCCTCGCTCGGCGCGCTCGTCGTGTCGGGTCCGGGCCTCATCGCGGCGCTGGAGGCCCTGTTCGAAAGCGTCTGGGACCGCGCCGAACCCCTCGGCCCGTCCGAGAAGCCCGCGGACCACTCGCTGACCCGGCAACAACACGAAACCCTGCGCCTGCTGGCCCGCGGCTACACGGACGAGGCCATAGCCAAGCGCCTGGGCGTCTCCCCCCGAACCGCCCGCCGCATAGCCACCGGCCTCCTCGGCCACCTGGACGCCCGCAGCCGCTTCCAGGCAGGCGTCCACGCGGCCCAACTGGGATACCTGCCGGCGGACGGGGGGCGGGCTTGA
- a CDS encoding AfsR/SARP family transcriptional regulator gives MLFQLLGPLSITDGRDVVVLPPSKPTALLAALLIRPGRVVSTDHLQEAVWGEEQPTTAKAALQSCVLRLRRIFAKYGIEDQAVVAVAGGYRIHADAETLDLLHFRQLVGRAATAGEDSELYTLRAALALWQGPLLANVPSGLLHRDEVPRLAEERLRVLERVCDIELEHGRCRETLVDLWEVTRVYPAHERFSEQLMLALYRTGRQTEALSEYRRIKTYLREELGVDPRPGLQRLELAILRGDELGAPDTGHAPVSLVSPAAPPAPLPPVAPGGGGAVSRPGGGTEVAPLPAVAPLPAVAPLPAVPGFTGRRRQVEELVALLTDTGPALFGADGDGYSPNSRSLDGHPFDGHSFDGRPGTGPERAPVAVLSGAPGIGKTALALHVARLVGGDFPGGCLLLPLTLPDGTPRPTEEAAAELRDALPAHPGTGRGRTLLILDDVVHPDQVRPLLTANAGGAAIVTSRMGLAALVATHGGTVHRLGALGPEESDALLTAVLGRERVAAEPSAARLLASVCGHHPLALRIATARLLTRPLLKLADCADWLRHDLPGRLSLADDPRMSVPLTLDEALGRLPPVLAEAHLRLGAATHGRLTADLAAAALGVPWETAEDVMERLLDAGLLEEEHPGAFRMHELLRAHARRAAAPSVGHASALLRPPRRGETPQAGSTRPTALR, from the coding sequence GTGCTGTTCCAACTGCTCGGGCCCCTGAGCATCACCGATGGGCGGGATGTCGTGGTTCTCCCGCCCTCCAAGCCGACCGCGTTACTGGCCGCCCTGCTCATCCGGCCGGGGCGGGTCGTCTCCACCGACCACCTGCAAGAGGCCGTCTGGGGCGAGGAGCAGCCCACGACGGCCAAGGCCGCGCTCCAGAGCTGTGTGCTCCGGCTGCGCCGGATCTTCGCCAAGTACGGCATCGAGGACCAGGCTGTCGTGGCGGTCGCCGGCGGCTACCGCATCCACGCCGACGCCGAGACCCTCGACCTGCTCCACTTCCGGCAGCTCGTCGGCCGGGCCGCGACGGCCGGTGAGGACTCCGAGCTGTACACCCTGCGGGCCGCCCTCGCCCTCTGGCAGGGGCCGCTGCTCGCCAACGTGCCCTCCGGGCTGCTGCACCGGGACGAGGTGCCCCGGCTGGCGGAGGAGCGCCTGCGGGTCCTGGAACGGGTCTGCGACATCGAACTGGAACACGGCCGCTGCCGCGAAACTCTTGTTGATCTTTGGGAAGTTACGCGCGTATACCCGGCCCACGAGCGGTTTTCCGAGCAGCTGATGCTGGCCCTGTACCGGACCGGGCGGCAAACGGAGGCGCTGTCGGAGTACCGGAGGATCAAGACGTACCTGCGCGAGGAACTCGGCGTCGACCCCCGGCCCGGACTCCAGCGCCTGGAACTGGCGATCCTGCGGGGCGACGAGCTGGGCGCCCCGGACACCGGGCACGCCCCCGTCTCGCTCGTGTCCCCCGCCGCCCCGCCGGCCCCGCTTCCGCCGGTCGCCCCGGGCGGGGGCGGAGCCGTATCCCGCCCCGGCGGCGGTACGGAGGTGGCACCCCTCCCCGCGGTGGCACCCCTCCCCGCGGTGGCGCCCCTCCCGGCGGTACCCGGCTTCACCGGCCGGCGGAGGCAGGTGGAGGAGCTGGTCGCCCTGCTGACGGACACCGGCCCCGCCCTGTTCGGCGCCGACGGGGACGGCTACTCCCCCAACAGCCGCTCCCTCGACGGCCACCCCTTCGACGGTCACTCCTTCGACGGGCGGCCCGGTACGGGGCCCGAGCGGGCCCCGGTGGCGGTGCTCTCCGGGGCACCCGGCATCGGCAAGACCGCGCTCGCCCTGCACGTGGCGCGCCTGGTGGGCGGGGACTTCCCGGGCGGTTGTCTGCTGCTCCCGCTGACCCTGCCCGACGGCACCCCGCGCCCGACGGAGGAGGCCGCCGCCGAACTCCGCGACGCGCTGCCCGCCCACCCCGGCACCGGGCGGGGCCGCACCCTGCTGATCCTCGACGACGTCGTCCACCCCGACCAGGTGCGCCCCCTGCTCACCGCCAACGCGGGCGGTGCCGCGATCGTCACCAGCCGGATGGGGCTGGCCGCCCTCGTCGCCACGCACGGCGGCACCGTGCACCGGCTCGGCGCACTCGGCCCCGAGGAGTCGGACGCGCTGCTCACCGCCGTACTGGGCCGGGAACGTGTCGCCGCCGAGCCGTCGGCCGCACGGCTGCTGGCCTCGGTGTGCGGGCACCACCCGCTCGCCCTGCGGATCGCCACCGCCCGGCTGCTCACCCGGCCCCTCCTCAAGCTGGCCGACTGCGCGGACTGGCTCCGGCACGACCTGCCGGGCCGCCTCAGCCTGGCCGACGACCCCCGGATGTCCGTACCCCTGACCCTGGACGAGGCCCTGGGCCGGCTCCCCCCGGTGCTGGCCGAAGCGCATCTGCGGCTCGGGGCGGCGACGCACGGCCGGCTCACCGCGGATCTGGCCGCCGCCGCCCTCGGCGTTCCGTGGGAAACGGCCGAAGACGTGATGGAACGGCTCCTCGACGCGGGCCTCCTGGAGGAGGAACACCCCGGCGCCTTCCGGATGCACGAACTGCTGCGCGCACACGCCCGGCGCGCGGCCGCCCCCTCCGTCGGCCATGCCTCGGCCCTCCTGCGCCCGCCGCGGCGCGGGGAGACACCCCAGGCGGGCAGTACCCGTCCCACCGCCCTGCGGTGA